In Notolabrus celidotus isolate fNotCel1 chromosome 10, fNotCel1.pri, whole genome shotgun sequence, one DNA window encodes the following:
- the hat1 gene encoding histone acetyltransferase type B catalytic subunit yields the protein MAGVNTMEKKLAEYKCDTNEALCLKLVRFPEDVEDDSTTFHPEFSHQLFGDDEVAFGYKGLQIQLFYTAGNLSTIFKVKYSSKVTEMFDCVESDDVEGKIREIVPAGFTCNSDDFISLLEKEANFKPFGSLLHTYTVHSEEAGELTYQIHKADITCPGFQEYHERLQTFLMWFIETASFIDADDDRWDFFLVFEKYNKDGETLYATVGYMTVYNYYVYPDKTRPRVSQMLILPPFQGEGHGAQLLETVHRFYCSLPKVQDITAEDPSESYVKLRDYVLVKLCQGLPSFAVDKLQPGFSPDMVKEAQDKLKINKKHARRVYEILRLRATDMSDEEKAREYRLDVKKRLFGPYRKNQRELAKMKKCLRPEELVSHMGQMDIETQHEELEKSYQVVVEDYRRIIERIASQA from the exons ATGGCGG gaGTAAACACCATGGAGAAGAAACTGGCTGAATACAAGTGCGACACCAATGAAGCTTTATGCTTGAAGCTGG TTCGCTTCCCTGAAGATGTTGAAGATGACAGCACCACATTTCATCCTGAGTTCAGCCACCAACTTTTTGGAGACGA TGAGGTCGCTTTTGGATACAAAGGTCTTCAGATACAGCTCTTCTACACTGCAGGAAACCTGAGCACCATCTTCAAAGTGAAATATTCCTCAAAAGTCACTGAGATGTTTGATTGTGTGGAG TCTGACGATGTCGAAGGGAAGATCCGGGAAATCGTTCCTGCTGGGTTCACCTGCAACAGCGACGACTTCATCTCGCTGCTGGAGAAGGAGGCCAATTTCAAGCCCTTCGGCTCCCTgcttcacacatacacagtccACAGCGAGGAGGCTGGAGAACTCACTTACCAGATTCACAAG GCTGATATCACCTGCCCGGGATTCCAAGAGTATCATGAGCGCCTACAGACCTTCCTCATGTGGTTCATTGAGACTGCCAGCTTCATCGATGCAGACGACGATCGCTGGGACTTCTTTCTTGT atttgaaaagtacaataaaGATGGGGAGACTCTCTACGCAACTGTTGGCTACATGACAGTTTATAATTACTACGTGTACCCAGACAAAACCCGACCACGTGTAAG CCAAATGTTGATCCTGCCTCCGTTCCAAGGAGAGGGTCATGGAGCTCAGCTTCTGGAGACTGTTCACAGGTTTTACTGCAGCCTGCCCAAAGTGCAAGACATCACCG CTGAAGACCCCTCTGAAAGCTACGTGAAGCTGAGAGACTACGTGCTGGTTAAGCTTTGTCAAGGCCTGCCCTCTTTTGCTGTAGACAAGCTGCAACCCGGCTTCTCCCCTGACATGGTCAAAGAGGCGCAAGacaagttaaaaataaacaag AAACATGCAAGGCGAGTGTATGAAATCCTGCGTCTGAGAGCGACAGACATGAGTGATGAAGAAAAAGCGAGAGAGTACCGTCTGGATGTGAAGAAGAGGCTATTTGGACCATACAGG AAGAATCAGAGGGAGCTGGCGAAGATGAAGAAGTGTCTGCGGCCGGAGGAGCTGGTGTCCCACATGGGTCAAATGGACATTGAGACACAGCATGAGGAGCTGGAGAAGAGCTACCAGGTAGTTGTGGAAGACTACAGGAGAATCATCGAGAGGATTGCGTCACAGGCCTGA